Proteins encoded in a region of the Marinococcus sp. PL1-022 genome:
- the comGC gene encoding competence type IV pilus major pilin ComGC — translation MLKNNKGFTMVEMLIVLLIITVLLLIAIPNIGTNNQVAQSKGCEATIQLLETQAAAYEVEYGSEPSSLQDLVEADYVETITCPDNTPLVYNNGAVSKGS, via the coding sequence ATGCTTAAAAACAATAAAGGTTTTACTATGGTGGAAATGCTGATTGTACTGCTCATTATTACTGTGCTTCTTTTAATTGCTATCCCGAATATCGGTACAAATAACCAGGTTGCCCAGTCCAAAGGATGTGAAGCCACCATCCAGCTTTTAGAAACGCAGGCTGCTGCTTATGAGGTTGAATACGGCAGCGAACCGTCTTCCCTTCAGGACCTTGTTGAAGCTGACTATGTAGAAACGATCACCTGCCCGGACAATACTCCGCTTGTATATAACAACGGAGCCGTAAGTAAAGGATCCTGA
- a CDS encoding ROK family glucokinase, which produces MAGKYVIGIDIGGTAVKMALFDQDGGMQHKWSITTSKEENGKYVLDEIAASIEHELNGKNIPLKEVAGAGAGLPGFIDIENGIIEFATNIGWKDYPVARILEEKLGFPVALDNDANLAAAGEYWKGAGTDVQDMIFITLGTGVGAGIVLNGDIVNGKDNMAGEIGHVTVKPEGGRLCNCGKRGCLETISSATGMVRGALEHIDEAEGSPIYDVHQRGEEITTKDLFAYATSADPYCAGVIDHAMYYLGLAVGNIANTLNPERIVIGGGVAAAGDDLLQTLRAHFDMFALDKVKRGTDFVIADLGNDAGVAGAAWLAKNHYMNK; this is translated from the coding sequence ATGGCTGGAAAATACGTGATCGGAATTGATATCGGAGGCACCGCGGTAAAAATGGCGCTGTTTGACCAGGACGGCGGCATGCAGCACAAATGGAGCATTACCACCAGCAAGGAAGAAAACGGAAAATACGTTCTCGATGAAATTGCAGCATCGATTGAGCATGAACTGAATGGAAAAAATATTCCGCTTAAGGAAGTCGCCGGCGCCGGCGCGGGGCTTCCCGGCTTTATCGACATAGAAAATGGCATTATTGAATTCGCAACAAACATAGGATGGAAGGATTACCCGGTCGCACGTATTCTCGAAGAAAAGCTCGGTTTTCCCGTGGCGCTCGATAACGATGCGAACCTGGCAGCGGCGGGCGAATACTGGAAAGGGGCCGGCACGGACGTCCAGGATATGATTTTTATCACCCTTGGCACGGGGGTCGGAGCCGGCATTGTGCTCAATGGGGACATTGTGAACGGCAAAGATAATATGGCTGGTGAAATTGGCCATGTCACCGTAAAACCGGAGGGCGGCCGGCTTTGCAACTGCGGTAAACGCGGCTGCCTGGAAACCATCTCTTCGGCAACGGGTATGGTACGCGGGGCCCTCGAACATATAGACGAAGCAGAAGGCTCTCCGATTTATGATGTGCACCAGCGCGGAGAAGAAATTACGACCAAGGATTTGTTCGCCTATGCCACCTCCGCTGATCCATATTGTGCCGGTGTGATTGACCACGCCATGTATTATCTGGGGCTTGCTGTCGGCAATATTGCCAACACCCTGAATCCGGAGAGAATCGTGATCGGAGGCGGAGTGGCCGCTGCCGGAGACGATTTACTGCAGACACTGCGCGCTCATTTTGATATGTTCGCGCTCGACAAAGTAAAAAGAGGAACGGATTTTGTCATTGCCGATCTCGGGAACGACGCCGGGGTAGCGGGAGCCGCCTGGCTGGCTAAAAATCATTATATGAATAAATAA
- a CDS encoding 5-formyltetrahydrofolate cyclo-ligase produces the protein MNKHMLRQQVNNTYQTLSANERLKAEKKIYEYLFQWNGWKQAETIAVTVSLKNEINTGPIIEAGWKQGKRMCVPKIEPEQRGMDFYEIQQFGELERTIGQIYEPKRGVCPLVPPEQLDLVLVPGLAFNRQGYRVGFGGGYYDRFLNRGDFSTAALIHPFQLQDRIPVEAHDVPVQTLISSEGLIHVD, from the coding sequence TTGAATAAACATATGCTCCGGCAGCAGGTAAATAACACCTATCAAACTCTTTCCGCGAATGAGCGCCTAAAGGCAGAAAAGAAGATTTACGAGTATTTATTCCAATGGAACGGCTGGAAGCAGGCGGAAACAATAGCCGTGACTGTTTCACTCAAAAATGAAATAAATACCGGTCCTATTATTGAAGCCGGATGGAAGCAGGGAAAACGGATGTGTGTCCCTAAAATCGAGCCTGAACAACGCGGAATGGATTTTTATGAAATCCAGCAATTCGGTGAACTCGAGCGTACGATCGGTCAGATTTACGAGCCTAAAAGAGGCGTTTGCCCCCTTGTGCCTCCGGAGCAGCTTGACCTTGTTCTTGTCCCTGGTCTTGCGTTTAACAGGCAGGGCTACCGCGTTGGGTTCGGGGGCGGCTACTATGACCGCTTTTTAAACAGGGGGGATTTTTCTACGGCTGCCCTAATTCATCCATTTCAGCTTCAGGACCGTATTCCGGTGGAAGCGCACGACGTGCCGGTACAAACCCTGATCAGCAGCGAGGGGCTTATTCATGTGGACTGA
- a CDS encoding DUF92 domain-containing protein has protein sequence MWTEAALGSAFVLFLLIIWRKRALTPVATVSAGVLGTLIYTWTGWPGTAALLTFFVSSTALSRLNKQEKEQRDSWQVWANGGPMLMFAALFSVTSWEGLLAAAAGAAAASNADTWASEIGRRFGGRPLHVRSRKRIDNGFSGAVSGAGTLGAVGGAFLVGGVVCFVSLEPAVFMFIAVGIAGVCGCFIDTFLGAYAERLNHCIVCGSYTEADVHHERKTMHVSGISWMTNNAVNALSSFGGGMVVVVLYIVSFFSF, from the coding sequence ATGTGGACTGAAGCAGCGCTTGGTTCAGCATTTGTGCTGTTTTTGCTGATAATTTGGCGGAAACGAGCATTAACACCTGTCGCTACCGTATCAGCAGGGGTGCTAGGCACGCTTATTTACACGTGGACAGGGTGGCCGGGGACGGCAGCCCTGCTCACTTTTTTTGTGAGTTCAACAGCTCTGTCCCGTTTGAATAAACAGGAAAAGGAGCAGCGGGACAGCTGGCAGGTATGGGCAAATGGAGGACCCATGCTTATGTTTGCTGCTTTGTTCAGTGTCACTTCGTGGGAAGGGCTTCTAGCCGCTGCTGCTGGTGCAGCGGCGGCGTCAAATGCGGATACGTGGGCATCAGAGATCGGCCGCCGGTTCGGGGGCAGGCCGCTTCATGTGCGCAGCCGAAAGCGGATAGATAACGGCTTTTCCGGAGCGGTCTCCGGAGCAGGAACGCTGGGGGCTGTCGGCGGTGCTTTTCTCGTGGGAGGGGTGGTCTGTTTCGTCTCTTTAGAACCGGCCGTCTTTATGTTTATCGCTGTAGGTATTGCTGGCGTGTGCGGCTGCTTTATCGATACATTTCTCGGAGCCTACGCAGAACGGCTGAATCATTGCATCGTGTGTGGATCCTATACGGAAGCCGACGTTCATCATGAAAGGAAAACCATGCACGTCTCGGGCATTTCATGGATGACAAACAACGCTGTGAACGCGTTAAGTTCTTTTGGCGGCGGTATGGTGGTTGTAGTACTGTATATTGTTTCTTTCTTTTCCTTTTGA
- a CDS encoding ComGF family competence protein: MFTLKNTKKAIKCVPRSKGVETNSVFTSLQNNKGVTLPEMIITLLLFSLWALAAAKFSSLFLTEVPVPDTEARLFVQQMEEDMQNAQSLAYDKQRFYIESRQHSYEYFMSNGRVIRRVDNEGFEIMLQGASSFFVETEKYGADVEVILNDGQYIQSFLSYHAATKKLFPS; this comes from the coding sequence ATGTTCACATTAAAGAACACGAAGAAGGCTATAAAGTGTGTACCTCGATCGAAGGGAGTCGAAACGAACAGTGTGTTTACGTCCTTGCAAAACAATAAGGGAGTCACACTTCCTGAAATGATTATTACTCTTTTGCTGTTCAGTCTGTGGGCGCTGGCCGCCGCTAAATTCAGCAGCCTGTTTTTAACTGAGGTTCCGGTCCCGGACACTGAAGCACGCTTATTTGTTCAGCAGATGGAGGAGGATATGCAGAACGCTCAATCATTAGCGTATGATAAGCAACGGTTTTATATTGAGTCCAGACAACATTCGTACGAATATTTTATGTCTAACGGACGGGTCATACGCCGGGTGGACAACGAAGGGTTTGAAATTATGCTTCAGGGAGCTTCTTCATTTTTTGTGGAGACAGAAAAGTACGGGGCAGATGTGGAGGTGATTTTAAACGATGGGCAGTACATTCAATCGTTTCTTTCCTATCATGCAGCAACAAAGAAGCTTTTCCCTTCGTAA
- a CDS encoding rhomboid family intramembrane serine protease produces MSKREAHQFWKFTEQLMEEESFRLIDVGPDRKRIWLQGDVDGQPWIVRVARVEYERLGRLEDDRQEAEKSFHGWKRRLALRKAKFANVYITSYPPADMAEPLESGDLDARSFLFANDNGRGLADAPPAVSTYLKTSEWTWGRLEEELEAEEHEQRASFYRRQAEKRQRELEEQDMSFFSSGKPIVTYTVLALLAVIFLVLERSGSSMNVNTLIELGAKYNPGIVDGEWWRLVSAMFLHIGFLHLFMNSLALFFIGGITERIYGTARFIIIYFAAGVFASTVSFAMNEQVSAGASGAIFGCFGALLYLGLAHQRLFFRTLGMNVLVILGINLVFGFTVQAVDNGAHIGGLVGGFIASVFVHLPGHRWQFVRVGALAFFVLAFAVFFAIGMYRWN; encoded by the coding sequence ATGTCTAAACGGGAAGCTCATCAGTTTTGGAAATTCACAGAGCAGCTTATGGAGGAAGAATCCTTCCGCCTGATTGATGTCGGCCCGGACCGGAAGCGGATATGGCTCCAGGGGGATGTCGATGGACAGCCTTGGATTGTGCGTGTGGCTCGGGTGGAATATGAACGTCTAGGGCGGCTGGAGGACGACAGGCAAGAAGCGGAGAAAAGCTTTCACGGGTGGAAGAGGCGGCTCGCCTTAAGAAAAGCAAAATTTGCAAACGTATATATTACTTCCTATCCTCCGGCGGATATGGCAGAGCCGCTGGAGAGCGGGGACCTGGATGCCCGTTCCTTTTTATTCGCCAATGACAACGGGCGGGGTCTGGCGGATGCGCCCCCGGCTGTCAGTACGTATCTAAAAACCAGTGAATGGACATGGGGAAGACTTGAAGAAGAGCTTGAAGCCGAAGAGCACGAACAAAGAGCCTCCTTTTACCGTCGTCAGGCAGAAAAAAGGCAGCGGGAGCTTGAAGAGCAGGACATGTCCTTTTTCTCGAGCGGAAAGCCGATTGTGACCTATACGGTGCTGGCATTACTTGCTGTCATTTTTTTAGTGCTGGAACGCTCGGGAAGCAGTATGAACGTCAACACCCTCATCGAGCTTGGCGCGAAATATAACCCGGGAATTGTAGACGGGGAATGGTGGCGGCTCGTTAGTGCCATGTTCCTGCATATTGGTTTTCTGCACTTGTTTATGAACAGTCTGGCATTGTTTTTTATTGGCGGCATCACAGAACGTATTTACGGCACAGCTCGCTTTATTATCATTTATTTTGCTGCAGGCGTATTTGCATCGACAGTCAGCTTTGCGATGAATGAACAGGTGTCAGCCGGGGCCAGTGGTGCTATCTTCGGCTGTTTTGGAGCCCTTTTATACCTGGGTCTTGCCCACCAGCGGCTGTTTTTCCGCACGCTTGGCATGAACGTGCTTGTTATTCTCGGGATTAATCTGGTATTTGGATTTACCGTGCAGGCAGTGGATAACGGTGCCCATATTGGCGGCCTTGTCGGCGGATTTATCGCCTCCGTATTTGTGCATCTGCCGGGACACCGCTGGCAGTTTGTACGTGTAGGGGCGCTGGCGTTTTTTGTTCTTGCCTTTGCCGTCTTTTTTGCGATCGGTATGTACCGGTGGAATTAA
- the rpmG gene encoding 50S ribosomal protein L33 has translation MRVQVTLACTETGDRNYITSKNKRTNPERIELNKYSPRLGKHTLHRETK, from the coding sequence ATGCGTGTACAAGTAACACTTGCCTGCACAGAGACCGGTGACCGTAATTACATCACCAGCAAAAATAAACGCACAAACCCTGAGCGTATTGAGTTGAACAAATATTCTCCTCGTTTAGGAAAGCACACTCTTCATCGCGAAACGAAATAA
- a CDS encoding HAD family hydrolase — protein sequence MRWTTICFDLDNTLYDHEKAFQKTTKAVFVSIRQQLNKEAPFVHEDRWFEVFKYHCDLFWQEYEEGILTQKQYRIKRYLETMRVFGLPGSDREALDFHQEYERRLPEFSELFESVPDLLESLTKSSIRLGIITNGSEDMQKEKFYQLKLDRWIDHHHLFISETAEAPKPKTAIFDEALQLLGSRKKRALFIGDSWAHDIQGAENAGWEAIYVNTRGEKAGHSSNTVKEFSEFNQAASYLREIVEEGRRSDV from the coding sequence ATGCGCTGGACAACGATTTGTTTCGACCTCGACAACACCCTTTATGATCACGAAAAAGCTTTTCAAAAAACAACTAAAGCTGTGTTTGTTTCCATCAGACAGCAGTTAAATAAAGAAGCTCCGTTTGTTCATGAAGACAGGTGGTTCGAGGTGTTTAAATATCACTGTGATTTGTTTTGGCAGGAATATGAAGAAGGCATTCTTACGCAAAAGCAGTACCGTATCAAGCGGTATCTAGAAACGATGCGCGTGTTCGGGCTCCCGGGATCTGACCGGGAAGCTCTGGATTTTCATCAGGAGTACGAGCGGCGGCTGCCGGAATTCAGCGAATTGTTTGAGAGTGTACCTGATTTGTTGGAATCGCTCACAAAAAGCAGCATCCGCCTCGGCATTATCACAAATGGTTCAGAGGATATGCAGAAGGAAAAGTTTTATCAGCTGAAGCTTGATCGCTGGATCGATCACCACCATCTTTTTATTTCTGAAACGGCTGAAGCCCCGAAGCCGAAAACGGCCATTTTTGACGAGGCGCTGCAGCTTTTGGGCAGCCGCAAAAAACGGGCGTTGTTTATCGGCGACTCATGGGCCCATGATATACAGGGAGCGGAAAATGCAGGATGGGAAGCTATCTATGTGAATACCCGCGGGGAGAAAGCGGGGCATTCATCGAACACAGTAAAAGAGTTTAGTGAATTCAATCAGGCAGCCTCATATTTAAGAGAAATAGTGGAAGAAGGACGGCGTTCAGATGTCTAA
- the aspA gene encoding aspartate ammonia-lyase — MENYRVERDFLGEKRVPKDAYYGIQTLRAKENFPITGYPPHTELIKGFGYVKKAAATANAEVGFLNESIAQAVVEAADEVIEGKFDDQFIVDSIQGGAGTSFNMNANEVIANRAIELLGGEKGDYLRVSPNTHVNMAQSTNDSFPTAIHISALRLSQGLVTALDNLIEAMGHKEEEFDNVIKMGRTHLQDAVPIRLGQEFGAYRRVLTRDLRRIKRSVDHLYEINLGATAVGTGLNAMPEYIGRVAEILAEQTGMPFYSATDLVDATQNTDSYTELSAALKVHAINLSKMANDLRLMSSGPRTGLNEINLPSRQPGSSIMPGKVNPVMCELINQISFQVIGNDHTISHASEAGQLELNVMEPVLVFNLLQSLSVLQNGLKVFREFTIEGITANIEHCRNMVERSVGIITAINPHVGYETAARIAREAIETDQSVRSICIERGILSEEELDEILDAKEMTKPGIAGSRFMYGE; from the coding sequence ATGGAAAACTACCGTGTGGAACGTGACTTTTTAGGAGAAAAGAGAGTACCTAAAGATGCTTATTACGGAATTCAGACGCTGAGGGCAAAAGAAAACTTTCCAATAACCGGCTACCCGCCGCACACGGAATTGATTAAAGGGTTCGGTTACGTAAAAAAAGCAGCAGCCACTGCCAACGCGGAAGTTGGCTTTCTGAATGAATCTATTGCTCAGGCAGTTGTAGAAGCAGCGGATGAAGTGATCGAGGGCAAATTTGATGATCAATTTATTGTGGACTCCATTCAGGGCGGAGCAGGGACTTCCTTTAATATGAACGCAAACGAAGTTATTGCCAACCGGGCCATTGAATTACTGGGCGGCGAAAAAGGGGATTACCTGCGGGTCAGCCCGAATACTCATGTGAACATGGCCCAGTCCACCAACGACTCGTTCCCGACGGCGATTCACATTTCAGCGCTGCGCCTTTCACAGGGGCTTGTGACTGCGCTCGACAACTTGATCGAAGCGATGGGGCACAAAGAAGAAGAGTTTGACAATGTCATTAAAATGGGGCGTACGCATCTGCAGGATGCTGTGCCGATCCGCCTCGGCCAGGAGTTCGGTGCCTACCGCCGGGTGCTGACGAGAGACCTGCGCCGCATTAAACGGTCAGTGGATCATTTGTATGAAATCAACCTCGGGGCAACAGCGGTCGGCACAGGACTCAACGCGATGCCTGAATACATTGGCCGCGTAGCAGAAATTCTTGCTGAGCAGACCGGGATGCCGTTTTACAGTGCCACTGATCTTGTGGATGCGACTCAGAACACGGACTCCTACACCGAACTGTCCGCGGCACTCAAGGTACATGCGATTAACCTTTCCAAGATGGCGAACGATCTGCGGCTGATGAGCTCCGGGCCTAGAACCGGCCTGAATGAAATTAACCTTCCTTCCCGTCAGCCGGGCTCCTCGATTATGCCGGGGAAAGTAAACCCGGTCATGTGCGAATTAATCAATCAGATCTCCTTTCAGGTTATCGGCAATGACCATACGATCAGCCATGCTTCGGAAGCCGGTCAGCTCGAATTGAATGTAATGGAGCCAGTGCTCGTCTTTAATCTGCTTCAGTCCCTGTCAGTGCTCCAGAATGGTTTAAAGGTGTTTCGCGAATTTACTATTGAAGGAATTACAGCCAATATTGAACACTGCCGGAACATGGTGGAACGAAGCGTAGGTATTATTACAGCCATCAATCCGCATGTTGGGTATGAAACAGCTGCGAGAATAGCAAGAGAAGCGATTGAAACGGATCAGAGTGTACGTTCGATCTGCATCGAACGGGGGATATTATCGGAAGAAGAGCTCGATGAAATTTTGGATGCCAAGGAAATGACCAAACCCGGAATTGCCGGTTCGCGATTCATGTACGGCGAGTAA
- a CDS encoding MTH1187 family thiamine-binding protein, with the protein MKIRGLSYQRGVFFFGASFISRAYVDSEGKIHAELLPLSLRSYSRVAAVVTGAMPAWYKLTAAAWLIAAIFQLLPLYSFLLFVMGTHFIFPQQLKKFHGAEHKVFSFTGVPGKSSWRRVRRAAITNRHCSTNIVFIYFVLFLVMASPVYIASSPGNVFIAVSAYISLPMALAAEEVLQRHFAGSRNTWLKPSYWLQRNVTCSVPEKVHIQTAIAAFRMLAEREFPHRLGRKRKEQISMAIVDVTVSPVDKQGTGMSDTVAKIQDVLEKYNDKIDIEMTPMSTLLEGNIDDLLQAVREIHELPFQEGYQRVSTNIRIDDRRDAEGRQMKKKMESVRNARKQ; encoded by the coding sequence ATGAAAATTCGCGGGCTTTCCTATCAGCGCGGCGTATTTTTCTTCGGGGCTTCCTTTATCAGCAGAGCCTATGTCGACAGCGAAGGAAAGATACATGCCGAACTGCTTCCACTTTCCCTGCGGTCTTATTCAAGAGTGGCAGCAGTAGTTACAGGTGCGATGCCTGCCTGGTACAAGCTCACAGCCGCAGCCTGGCTCATAGCGGCCATTTTTCAGCTGCTGCCTTTATATTCGTTTTTACTGTTTGTCATGGGCACTCATTTTATTTTTCCACAGCAGCTCAAAAAGTTCCACGGCGCAGAGCACAAAGTATTCAGCTTCACGGGCGTGCCTGGAAAAAGCTCTTGGAGAAGAGTGAGAAGGGCAGCGATTACAAACCGTCACTGTTCTACCAATATTGTATTTATATACTTCGTTTTGTTTCTTGTCATGGCGTCTCCGGTTTATATTGCTTCTTCCCCGGGAAATGTTTTTATAGCTGTCAGTGCTTATATATCTCTGCCGATGGCTTTAGCGGCAGAAGAAGTGCTTCAGCGGCACTTTGCCGGGAGCAGAAACACATGGCTGAAGCCTTCGTACTGGCTTCAACGAAATGTTACATGTTCTGTGCCGGAGAAGGTGCACATTCAAACTGCGATTGCAGCGTTTCGGATGCTTGCTGAGCGTGAATTCCCGCACCGGCTTGGAAGAAAACGAAAGGAGCAGATATCTATGGCAATTGTTGATGTGACAGTATCGCCTGTAGATAAGCAGGGGACTGGGATGTCGGACACAGTAGCAAAAATTCAGGACGTGCTGGAAAAATATAATGATAAAATTGATATTGAAATGACGCCAATGAGTACGCTTCTCGAAGGAAATATTGATGATCTGCTTCAGGCCGTCAGAGAAATACACGAGCTTCCTTTTCAGGAAGGCTATCAGCGTGTATCAACAAATATTCGTATTGACGACCGCCGTGATGCAGAAGGCAGGCAGATGAAAAAGAAAATGGAATCAGTACGCAATGCACGAAAGCAATAA
- the comGB gene encoding competence type IV pilus assembly protein ComGB, which translates to MNKPLKKNWKPETKALFLQQLGELLGSGYHLDQSIQMLSWEQPAFVTASLRSIRRQLRSGRELHELLLEHHFPSDITAFVYFAEQSGRLSEGLTAAGDHYMSRLEAWSSFRKVLYYPLFLLWLLIILAYVFVRYLFPQFLELFEQLSMDLPFYTRMVMNMISAAPFFFALVFVLLTGLGAFYAFVVRPKPASTRAYFWTRLPFLQAFITMRTTASFAEQFGYLLLNGLSLSESCTVLKNQKHSLLIQEEGARLEQMLAAGTPLPETFRRPWYLESLGQAVLYGQSIGALGQVLVQYSSHTQHKLEADIQRMTMTAQPILFFSVGILILSLFAAVFLPMYHMITSIQ; encoded by the coding sequence ATGAACAAGCCATTAAAAAAAAACTGGAAGCCGGAGACTAAAGCATTATTTCTTCAACAGCTGGGCGAGCTGCTCGGCAGCGGGTATCATCTGGATCAATCCATCCAGATGCTTTCCTGGGAACAGCCAGCTTTCGTTACTGCTTCCCTGCGCAGCATACGAAGACAACTTCGAAGCGGCCGGGAGCTGCATGAGCTTTTACTTGAACACCATTTCCCCTCTGATATTACTGCTTTCGTTTATTTCGCGGAGCAGTCCGGCCGGCTCTCTGAAGGATTAACTGCAGCGGGTGATCATTACATGAGCCGCCTGGAGGCCTGGAGCAGTTTCCGTAAAGTTCTGTATTACCCTTTGTTTCTTCTATGGCTTCTGATCATTCTAGCTTATGTATTTGTCCGCTATCTTTTTCCACAGTTTCTCGAATTGTTTGAACAGCTGAGCATGGACCTTCCTTTTTACACCCGGATGGTGATGAACATGATTTCTGCAGCTCCTTTCTTCTTTGCCCTTGTTTTTGTTCTGCTGACTGGCCTCGGGGCATTTTATGCTTTCGTTGTCCGTCCGAAGCCCGCTTCAACGCGAGCTTATTTTTGGACCAGGCTGCCGTTTCTCCAGGCTTTTATTACTATGAGAACTACTGCCTCTTTTGCTGAACAGTTCGGCTACCTGCTACTGAATGGATTATCTCTCTCCGAGAGCTGTACGGTGTTAAAAAACCAAAAGCATTCCCTTTTGATTCAGGAGGAAGGGGCGCGCTTAGAACAAATGCTCGCTGCCGGGACGCCTCTGCCGGAAACGTTCCGGCGGCCATGGTATCTTGAAAGTCTCGGGCAGGCGGTACTATACGGCCAGTCCATCGGAGCGCTAGGCCAAGTGCTGGTGCAATACAGCAGCCATACACAGCACAAACTTGAAGCAGACATCCAGCGGATGACCATGACCGCCCAGCCCATTCTTTTCTTTTCGGTCGGCATTCTGATTTTAAGTCTTTTTGCTGCTGTATTTTTACCTATGTATCACATGATTACTTCCATACAATAA
- the comGD gene encoding competence type IV pilus minor pilin ComGD: MPIFSSKGYTLPETIIVLLLLSVLAGVPFIHFSSAYESTREDHFVQQLQADLVYSQHYAYTHNTSTRLDWKEEEGYYAISGNDRIEPLIRRTIPEGFFSPTASKLQFHTLSYTGKGNIKKAGTISLHGPSRSYRFIFQIGRGRLRVETSP, from the coding sequence ATGCCCATTTTCAGTTCAAAGGGGTATACGCTTCCGGAGACTATCATAGTACTGCTCCTATTAAGTGTGCTGGCCGGCGTTCCATTTATTCATTTCTCTTCGGCCTACGAGAGCACCCGTGAAGACCATTTTGTTCAGCAGCTTCAGGCCGATCTCGTCTACAGCCAGCACTATGCTTATACTCACAATACATCCACCCGTCTCGATTGGAAGGAAGAGGAGGGCTACTATGCCATTTCAGGCAACGACCGCATTGAACCTTTAATCAGGCGAACTATCCCCGAAGGCTTTTTTTCTCCTACTGCATCTAAGCTGCAGTTTCATACATTGTCTTACACGGGGAAGGGAAATATTAAAAAAGCAGGCACCATATCTCTTCACGGCCCGTCCCGGTCGTACCGGTTTATATTTCAAATCGGAAGGGGGCGGCTCCGTGTTGAAACATCCCCGTAA
- a CDS encoding YqgQ family protein, which yields MESMTEIRMWLRTVGAFIYTKNRLMDLDLMEEEIREAYKNGLMDVRMYQTSLLTIKRERRIEQEKG from the coding sequence ATGGAATCCATGACAGAAATCCGGATGTGGCTGCGCACAGTCGGAGCTTTTATCTATACGAAAAATCGTTTAATGGATCTAGATTTAATGGAAGAAGAAATTAGAGAGGCCTACAAAAACGGGCTTATGGATGTCAGGATGTATCAGACTTCTTTGTTAACGATAAAAAGAGAACGACGAATTGAGCAGGAAAAGGGGTAG